In Corvus cornix cornix isolate S_Up_H32 chromosome 4A, ASM73873v5, whole genome shotgun sequence, one genomic interval encodes:
- the SLC25A43 gene encoding LOW QUALITY PROTEIN: solute carrier family 25 member 43 (The sequence of the model RefSeq protein was modified relative to this genomic sequence to represent the inferred CDS: inserted 1 base in 1 codon; deleted 2 bases in 1 codon) has product MATCCRDGRVTAPAAPGLRGLAGALSLSLTASAGGCWTVLAAGGHLHCRPGGCRDAGRSLCRTRGRAPLWKGNLTACLRLCXYSALQLAASRRLVTLFTDELGHISHWRAIMAGSLAGMVATIVTYPTDVIKTRLIVQNRLAPSYEGIFHAFYKIYHQEGLRALYCGVSPAILGAVPFSAGSFFVYISLDKIWQEPIVHFTPLQNFINGCVAAAVAQTLSFPFETVKRKMQAQSPWLPHDGGVDVHFTGMADCFRQTVKNKGVLGLWSGLTPSLLKIVPYFGVMFSTFEFCKRVCLYRNGYIESPLNYKLTPGVDQSLHPQELRELKLLRRENFEPRKSALEN; this is encoded by the exons aTGGCCACCTGCTGCCGGGATGGCCGGGTCACCGCCCCTGCAGCGCCTGGGCTGCGCGGGCTGGCGGGCGCGCTGAGCCTCAGTCTGACGGCGTCCGCTGGAGGCTGCTGGACGGTGCTGGCCGCAGGTGGGCACCTGCACTGCCGGCCGGGGGGCTGTCGCGACGCCGGGCGCAGCCTGTGCCGCACCCGAGGGCGTGCG CCCCTCTGGAAGGGGAACCTCACGGCCTGCCTGCGCCTCT CCTACAGCGCCCTGCAGCTCGCCGCCTCCCGCCG ACTTGTTACCCTTTTCACGGATGAGCTGGGCCATATCTCCCACTGGAGAGCCATCATGGCAGGAAGCCTGGCTGGCATGGTTGCCACCATTGTGACGTACCCCACTGACGTGATTAAAACACGGCTCATTGTGCAGAACCGGCTGGCACCATCTTACGAAGgaatttttcatgctttttacAAGATTTATCATCAAGAAGGACTCCGTGCACTCTACTGTGGTGTTTCACCAGCAATATTAG GTGCTGTCCCATTTTCTGCAGGCTCATTCTTTGTTTACATCAGTCTGGACAAAATCTGGCAAGAACCCATAGTTCATTTCACTCCTCTTCAGAACTTCATAAATGGCTGTgtagcagctgctgtggcacagacaCTTTCTTTCCCCTTTGAGACTGTCAAGAGGAAGATGCAG GCCCAGAGTCCTTGGCTTCCCCACGATGGAGGAGTTGATGTCCATTTTACTGGCATGGCTGACTGCTTCCGGCAAACTGTGAAGAACAAAGGTGTGCTTGGACTTTGGAGTGGACTCACACCCAGTCTGCTCAAG ATTGTGCCATACTTCGGTGTTATGTTTAGCACCTTTGAATTCTGCAAGAGGGTTTGTCTCTACAGAAACGGTTATATTGAATCTCCTTTAAATTACAAGCTAACACCTGGCGTTGACCAGAGCTTACACCCACAAGAACTGAGAGAATTAAAGCTCCTCCGAAGGGAAAATTTTGAGCCAAGGAAATCAGCACTTGAAAACTGA